TAAAGTTGATTGTTTTTGCAAAGGatttatcatgaacactgtccTCCTAATGAATTCGACCCCTGGATTCAATCATAGTTCATGGTGCTGCTTGGCAGTCTATTCTTGGGTGCGTAAATGTCAGTACTGTCCGATATCTGAGACACTTCTTTGCTCAAGATATGTACCATATTTTCGTTTAAAAAACACCCAGATTTCATGGAAAACGTCATCTAGTTTGAACAGAGCACTGGTAAGGGGGAGCAAACTATTAAAGATTTACATAAGAGAGAAATGATATTCAAGTGATTTTGTAACAGTTCCTATGGCATATTATTTCATACGGTAACTTTGTAATCGCCGATATTAGTGCTCTCGTATCCGACACCACAAGAATCAAAGTTGAATCAAAGCTTTAGTATCACCTGATCTTTTGTACGAATGCTTGAGCATGATAATATGGAAGTTCCGGAGAAAATGGCAATGATCATGGGATGAGTTGATATCTGTCCAAAAACAGAGTCTGTCCGAAAACTACAACAGTGAGTGTATGCAACAGTGTTTTCTCCAGGTTTCCAGGACAGGGGGGGATTGTCCCCCCTTCCATCAAATTTTGGGGGGATCTGGTTCAAAATGGGGGGGAcagaacaatttcattttttaaatctgCATGTGAGTGATAATGATTGTAACTTATTAAAACACAAGTCGACAACACTTTTAGGTGATCATACATagaatttacatttatttcaatcaTTCATGTATCTGTTTGTCTTGAACTCAACACAACAATAGTcttgtcaatgtcattacttGTACATTACTAATAAAGacgtttttgttttcattttgttccaggtaaaatgacaggtTCATCATTTATTGATTGTAATACGAACTAATAAACAACATGATTTTTCCATATGATGACAGACAGTCCCTATTTATATTATTCACATTCAGTATTATGTTCCATTACATGGCTAGCACAGTCACATAGAAAAAATCCTCCTTGATTTGTGACACCTCTCCATAGCTTCAAGTTCAGGGCTTTCTCTCCATCAAACTCAAGAAGAGGTGGTCCCTCAATTAATATTGCTAGCAGTCTGTTTAAGGAATGTTCTTCTAGTCTGTTTCTCAATGatgttttcactttattttgtgCAGAGAAACCTCGCTCACAAATTGCTGTGTTGACTGGTAACACAACACAGATCTTTGCTAGTTTTATTAAATTTGGCACTGTATCTTTATGGTTAGCATTGATAAATCTCCACAGTGTAATAAACTTATCTCTAGGATATGCTTGTTGTAATACCAATGGCTTTATTATTGCCCACTcattccttgtttcatctgggACTATGACTGGATGACAAACTTCCCCTGCTTTGTTTACTTTCTGTACACCATAATGAGAGATTAATAAAATCTCTAATTTGTCATTACCATACTGTGGTAATTGATTACATGGAATAAAGGATAAATCTCTCATCCCCAAAATATCAAAAGCAGACACTACCCCAGTACCCTCAGAGGGAAATCTGGTCTCAATGTTATCAATCAGATTACACAAGAATAACTGCTTTACTTCCTGTACAAGATTGACCTGCTTAGATTTGTTTTGCAGTTTGTGTCCCATTAGCATATTATCGCTATTTATATCTTCTGTGAACTTGCTGTCATAAAACCCCTTGAGGTTACATCTTTAATTTGTTTCAGCTGGTCTATTGTTGTACAGACCGTTGGTTTTATTGCTGCAATATCGATTTCATCTTTCTGAAAAATCAAGTTCAGCCGGGTGACGATTGGAATGACATCCATGAGAAAATACAGTATTGCCGCGAACTTGTATTGCGTTAATTTAGTATGTAGTCCGATGGCTTTTGGATCTTTTTTCTTATCTTGACCGTCGAAGTAGGTCACGAGTGCATTCCATGATCGGTACACCGTTTGTAATGCGTCATAGAACGCAAATCACCTCATGAATTTCCTTCACCTTGAGACGTGGACTTTGAAGCATTTCTTCCACTTCTCTGAGAAGGGAGGAACGTAACGAGGACTgcttaaaataataaaataaactgGTCAGAATATCTTTGTATTCCTTCAAATACGGGACACTTGATGCTGCTTGACTTGTACACAAAGCGAGACGGTGGGCGACAGTGAATATTTATAAGGAATGGGCTTACAGCCTTCAACTTGGCACTAACTCCATTTTTAGCACCAGTCATCACCGAGGCCCTGTCACTTCCTAAACCGATCATCTTCACCGTGTCTAGGTTGTTATTATTTACAGCACTGATCAATTTATCGGTCAAAGACGATGCATCCTTTTCCACAATGTGTAGATCTCCGAGGAAATGTGACTCAACATCAGAGTTTTCGGTCACATTTCTCACATACAGGACGAGTCGACCAGTGACTGAAATATCGGTACTTTCATCGGttaaaatgctaaaatattcACTTCCGTCATAATTGTATCAGTGATCGCTCGCTGTAATTCTTCGGCCATGGTATGTGATCGATATGATGCATTTCCATCGACACCAAGATTAGTAACTCGTTCACAACCAGCAACTTTTAATAAATCGAGAAGTGAAGCATATTTATCAGTAGCCACAGCTTCCTTCGCCAACCAATATACGGCTTTCATGGCAACCAGCACTGCATCCTGCTTTTGAGTCATCGCATTTGAAACAACTGTTTGTAGATTGGACCGTAGACTAATGTCTGATAAAGCGGCTTGGTGTTTGCCGCTCTGCACGTGTCATACCAATGTGGACATCTTATAGTTTGCGCATCCTCTTTCTGAAGTAAACGGGTTGGTTTTACCAGCTCCTCGGCAGATTTTACATCGCATACCATTTCCACCTTTAGGTTTTTCTAGCCATGAATACGTACCAAGCCACGATTCCTGCCACGTcgattctttttttctttttttggaaGTTTGATGTTCACTATCACCAATACCACCATCGCATTCCACCAACATTCCGCTATTGATACAATGACCACGGTAGGAATTAcgtcatgtacacacacaaaccgATCATTGGTGAAGCTTTTCTTTTCATTGCAGACCCTCCCTCCCCGGCTGATAATATTAACACAGTGTTTTGCTTACAGAAACAACTGATGCAACAAGGGAGTGCTGAAAATAGACAACACATACATCGATTCGTTCAATCTCCAAGCCGTCCCTCAGACTTCGTGTAGTAGAATGCCAGATAATATGTACACGTCTAGTGCGCGACCTGGCGCGCAATGGGTATTTTTATAGGGACGCTCTCGTCTGTAAAATGCGAATCGCGCGTCCTGGAGAAAACACTGATGCAATGCACTGAAAAATTCTAACAGAACAAACATGGTGTTAATAAATAACTTGGATAATCGTGTTCTATACTTCGGTGTTAGCCAAAATTTTGAGTAGCCCCCCTTTCACTCCCTAGGTTTTGagtaatgccccccccccctcccctttcaCTCACCCAATATTTGAGTGAACATCTCCCCCCCCcggtcataaataatgacggctcccttgCAAGTAAGTACCCGCCACAATCCCATCCAGTTACCTGCACATGCCGTATCGCCCCAGAAACCAGAGGCACAGCCTATTCTGACTGTCTTCCCTGTTAGTGTTCCACTTGACCATCGAATAAAGCATGACGACGACGGTTGTTGCCATCGTgcattgaatattttgacaagATTCCGTGATCTGCAGACGACTGATGCCATGTTGGTGTCAAAGGTCGGGTTTTCCGAGTTGGAATCAACCATTTCAAAACTCAATGTTAGGACATGGGTTCGGGTGTGACGGATATTTAAAAGAGATGTCTTGTGTGTGACAATGCTGAAGTTCAATAATTTGCTGAAACATCTttattgttgttggtgttgttggtgttgtttttgttgttttgctTTTACAAACAAAGCttataactttattttttgAGGCCGTACTATACTGCACGCTATCAAAAAAGCCTCGTGAACCTTCCACAATATTCTATTCTCCCCTATGCAATAATAGTTTTCCCCAAAACATCGTGAAGTTTCGTGAACGTTCGCAAACAATCGTATAAAAACAACTGGGGAGTCAGACTGGAGGTAGTATTCGGACTTTCGAAGAGCTCTGCAGCAGACGTTACGGTAAGTGTATCGAACGATAAAATGTGTTAGCTTTGATTTATAGTATGACTCCACGTTAttacatataacatttattCGGATATGCATTTTTACGTGTGAAAAGTTATCGAGATGAAGAGAGTACAGCTGTAAATTAGAATTTCACTGCAAGGGGTGTCCCCTCAATCTCCACGTTTGTCTAGATTGGCCAAATCGCTGTTTCGTAGTCTGATGCTCGTGTTTGGTATTGTGACCGTGTGTTGATAAGACAGTTGCAACGGCGCAGAAATCTGAATGGAAACGACATTCAAAGCCCGGATTCATAGTCGGTGATGATACATGATGTCCCCCTATAACAGTAATACATCCATCGTGTTACAAAGGTGTACCCCCCGGAACGAAATTCAATGACACACGTACGTAGACGTTTACAGTGAAAGCGAGCTGATCGACTGacctaaaaaaaattgctgaCTCATATTGTCGTGAAACGTGAAACGAGGGGACCGACAAGATGAACAGTGCAATTATAACATAATTTGAAGATGCGATAAGCACTGGCATTGAAATGTAGTTATAGTTGGTTGTCATTCATTGTACTGGACACGTACAAGAAGATCTAGTGTGGGCTGTGACAAAATGAGGGAACTGTGTATTGAGTCAGCACTTTCGCGGATGATGACCGGGGATGTTGATTCATTTGATGGAAGTAAAGAAAAAATCCGTATGTAGTTTAACGAAGTTGTGATAGTTCATTAGTTGGTTAGAAATAGCcccatgtatttatttatgcatGGTCACCAGAAAGATTATGATGAGTATATATAATAGACTATTAACAGAGCTGGCATGAGAATTCGTGTCGAAACCCCCacagtctggatgccaactgtgtgagtgaaggtataaatcgtaacgatactgtataggaactagactatgtgagtgaaggtataaatcgtaacgatactgtataggaactagactaatacaTCCATAGCTAGTTTTAACCAAATGACTTTCAAATTTACTGATCACTTAAGGGGGTGGGGTGACTGACCTTCATTGCCTCCTATTCAGCCCCGACACAGACTGAGCTGAGTGAGTCGACAGTTTTCAGTGAACAATAACACCACGTCAAGAGTCTCGCACACACGTAAACACACAATAATACTAAAATCAATATATGCCtagttataaatatatttaatgtgtgaCTGTTCAgtattaaatattgtaaattttaattaaagagtgtacaatgtacatgtgtatgcctCCCATTTTGGATTATCTTGTTAATTTTGACATCAAGATTATTCTTAATGATTTTGGAATCAAAATGCTGAGTCGGCACTTTTCTTCCAATGATTTTCTttgaaacaaataataaaatgtataatttaacTTGTGCTTACATGAGTCAGTTCACCATCTTTACAGGTAAATGAATGTGTtgttttgaaagaaaacaaatattgtaaattctAATTATAAAATGAATATGCCAGTAGATTTATGTCACTGTATGAGAGATGTTTTGTAAGATAGATGTAGAACTGACAAATTAGGTACTCTAAGAGGGGATCATCAACATGGATCTGTAGAATATCATGTGTGTCTTTTCTAGGAGCAATTCCATGTACACAAATCAGATTTGAAGTATTGTTGAGAAAAGTGAAGGAATGATTGAAATATGCTGCTTGACCAAAGTAAGTGAATGTATTAGTTTTGTTGTGTGCAAGTGGTGCAACCTTATTTTGTTCTCTGTTTTTTGTATACATACAGGTGAGAAGACCCACTCTGTTAGGTTGTTGATATTTTTTGGTCTTGATGTTTAAGCCACTTGCACAAACATTACTTCTCCAGTTGGGCAAACCCAAGATCCGTGACAGTTTCCTTATCCTTAGTGTGTTGTCTTTACACAGAAGCCGAACATTTGCTGACCCTCAAGTCAACATACATCGAGAATTTCATCCAACTTTAAGCTACCAGTTTAAGTTTACAGCCAATAATTCAAGTATGACTTCAAGAACTATTCAGAAATCCATCCTTAGTGTGGAGCAAGCTGAAGGTGTTGGTGCTAGAGTAAGAAGAAGCATTGGAAGACCagaggtaaaaaaaaagaaaaaaaagactcTTACCTGAAAATAGTATATCGATACAATCTCTCAACATATGTAGCACTGAACATTTTGCACACCTGTGTGGGTCACTGTCTTTTTGATACAGTCTCTCAACATATGTAGCACTTAACATTTTGCACACCTGTGTGGGTCACTGTCTTTTTGATACAGTCTCTCAACATATGTAGCACTTAACATTTTGCACACCTGTGTGGGTCACTGTCTTTTTGATACAGTCTCTCAACATATGTAGCACTTAACattttgcatacctgtatgGTCAGTGCCTTGTATATACCATAGGTAGACATAGTTATTTGTAACACTGCATGCTATCTCATTTCATAATATCCATCCGTGTTGAATGTTGAAGTGGGTGCATTAATGAAGGTCAAATTGCCCACAGTTGAAATCAAAAGTGGAATTTCTGCTAGAAAGTATTCCCAATTACCACTTTAATGGCTTCAAGTCGCCCAGAattatgtataaaaatattgaatcaaTGTATAACAACTAGTAAATATAATCTGACTTTTCCGTATGTTTTTCACAGTTGAGAAGCTTTGACCCATTCTTGATGCTTGATGAATTCAAAGTGGGAAAACCAGCTGGTTTCCCTGATCATCCACACAGAGGATTTGAAACAGTCACTTACATGTTACATGGTGCTGTTGATCATGAAGACTTCGCAGGACATGCTGGCACTATCAAAGCAGGAGATTTACAGGTAAGAACTTACATATGAACAATTACCAAACAGAACCTCAGTTATATGTAACAGAACTTTAATAGTTATAAGTTCTGTCATCATACTTGTATGCTATTGTCCCATACTATTTCAGCATAAATTATGTTATTAAACATaaatttttacaatgtaatgtttTGGTAATAATTAAAGTAGATGACAATAGAACATGTACACCAGTgattttcatacatattttcCCTACTTTAAGTATGGTGATAGTAATATTATTAAACAcaattaaatttgtataatataatacgGTGATGATTATTGTAACACTAGATAACATCAGAATTTGTACACATTCCCTTGCATTATTGTTGCCCACAATTTTAGCAAATAAAAGTAATATCATTAAAAGTACTAGCGTAACATATGTACAATTATTGAATTGCAGTGGATGACAGCAGGCCGAGGTATTGTTCATGCTGAGATGCCACATGGTGAAAGTGAATGCCATGGATTACAATTATGGGTGAACCTGAAAAAAGCTGAGAAATTAGTTGAACCTAATTATCAAGAACTCCTTGATAAGGATATACCAAAGAAAACGGAAAATGGAGTGACAGTAAAGGTCATAGCTGGAGAATCCATGGGAATCAAGGTATTATAGTTCACACAACaagatttgatgaaatattatattggtcgataaacatttaaaattatcacatatgatgcctagcaacaagaccatacccattccattggatagatggataggcaagtgaataacaattcaaaaaataaatatgtggtGTTTAGCAACAAGGCCATTCCAAAtaacaacagtcaaatgatggcATATATGGCATAGATTATATCAACAGGGGTGcataggcaattgaataaaaattcaTAACATGATCCTCAGACCAATATAGAGA
The genomic region above belongs to Glandiceps talaboti chromosome 8, keGlaTala1.1, whole genome shotgun sequence and contains:
- the LOC144438437 gene encoding pirin-like isoform X1, which gives rise to MFKPLAQTLLLQLGKPKIRDSFLILSVLSLHRSRTFADPQVNIHREFHPTLSYQFKFTANNSSMTSRTIQKSILSVEQAEGVGARVRRSIGRPELRSFDPFLMLDEFKVGKPAGFPDHPHRGFETVTYMLHGAVDHEDFAGHAGTIKAGDLQWMTAGRGIVHAEMPHGESECHGLQLWVNLKKAEKLVEPNYQELLDKDIPKKTENGVTVKVIAGESMGIKSAVRTRTPVYYLDFVLDKGAKLNQAVPNGWNAFVYTLTGKGTFGPSGDQKVVEPHHTLVLSKGDCFEAENKGDEVLHFVLIAGEPIEQPVSQYGPFVMNTRTEIEEAINDYRSGKNGFEKAHSWKSKIGN
- the LOC144438437 gene encoding pirin-like isoform X2, with the protein product MTSRTIQKSILSVEQAEGVGARVRRSIGRPELRSFDPFLMLDEFKVGKPAGFPDHPHRGFETVTYMLHGAVDHEDFAGHAGTIKAGDLQWMTAGRGIVHAEMPHGESECHGLQLWVNLKKAEKLVEPNYQELLDKDIPKKTENGVTVKVIAGESMGIKSAVRTRTPVYYLDFVLDKGAKLNQAVPNGWNAFVYTLTGKGTFGPSGDQKVVEPHHTLVLSKGDCFEAENKGDEVLHFVLIAGEPIEQPVSQYGPFVMNTRTEIEEAINDYRSGKNGFEKAHSWKSKIGN